The following proteins are encoded in a genomic region of Candidatus Edwardsbacteria bacterium:
- a CDS encoding four helix bundle protein — protein MTVKRFEELKIWQQAKELANLVYDFTNNPSFSKDRILTDQARRASVSIMANIAEGFERGSNKEFIQFLFIAKGSCGELRSHLIFANERKYINQEDFVTAIDMAAGISNMLFKFITYLQKSNIKSKRSQTSLTNSTK, from the coding sequence ATGACTGTAAAGCGGTTTGAAGAGCTGAAAATATGGCAACAGGCCAAAGAACTGGCCAATCTGGTTTATGATTTTACCAATAATCCCAGTTTCAGCAAGGATAGAATACTTACCGATCAAGCCAGACGGGCCTCGGTCTCAATCATGGCCAACATTGCAGAGGGTTTTGAACGGGGCAGCAACAAGGAATTCATACAGTTTTTATTTATTGCCAAAGGTTCCTGCGGCGAGTTGCGCAGCCACTTGATATTCGCCAACGAAAGAAAATATATCAACCAAGAGGATTTTGTGACAGCTATTGACATGGCTGCAGGCATTTCAAATATGTTATTCAAATTCATTACATATTTACAAAAATCCAATATTAAATCAAAGAGGAGCCAAACCTCTTTAACCAATTCAACAAAGTAA
- a CDS encoding phosphate/phosphite/phosphonate ABC transporter substrate-binding protein, giving the protein MMKSNIKNKKTKTRTPGHIRQFRVVFYFLSLVFSITSCGNLPQGRYGQEAVKIAVLPAYSTAAMSARYLPLLNKLSRETGFDVQYISAENIPGFGAAIENSQAQLAICDALTFLTLQKTKNAVALAIGRDQNGSTETGGLIITSFAAYARGIDDASKLKGRAVCCASRQSAEGYLSQAKYLFDQGIDPERDLRVVAVGQLDRVLAGLGKGDFAAGFIPQSQWNDSLAKCYRILATGQPVPNWVLASLQGGHTEMDDKVKDAILALDPAKPEDQEILAGLGIFRFTDAGSVDLRAFSAVADQMKIPY; this is encoded by the coding sequence ATGATGAAATCAAATATCAAAAATAAAAAAACAAAAACCCGCACCCCCGGGCATATTAGGCAATTCCGAGTAGTTTTTTATTTTTTATCTTTAGTCTTTAGTATTACAAGCTGCGGTAACCTGCCCCAGGGGCGGTACGGCCAGGAGGCGGTCAAGATCGCGGTGCTGCCGGCCTACTCCACCGCCGCCATGAGTGCCAGGTACCTGCCGCTGCTGAACAAGCTTTCCCGGGAGACCGGATTTGACGTACAATACATCTCGGCCGAGAACATACCCGGCTTTGGGGCTGCCATAGAGAACTCCCAGGCCCAGCTGGCGATCTGCGACGCCCTGACCTTCCTGACCCTGCAGAAGACCAAGAATGCCGTGGCCCTGGCCATCGGCCGGGATCAGAACGGCTCCACCGAGACCGGCGGATTGATAATCACTTCTTTTGCGGCCTATGCCAGGGGGATCGACGATGCCTCCAAACTCAAGGGCCGGGCGGTCTGCTGTGCCTCCAGGCAGTCGGCCGAGGGCTATCTCTCCCAGGCCAAATACCTTTTTGACCAGGGGATCGACCCGGAGCGCGACCTGAGGGTGGTTGCCGTCGGACAGCTGGACCGGGTGCTGGCCGGCCTGGGGAAAGGCGATTTCGCGGCCGGCTTCATTCCCCAATCCCAATGGAATGACAGCCTGGCCAAATGTTACAGGATCCTGGCAACCGGCCAGCCGGTGCCCAACTGGGTGCTGGCCTCACTCCAGGGCGGCCATACCGAGATGGACGACAAGGTAAAGGACGCCATTCTGGCCCTGGATCCCGCCAAACCGGAGGACCAAGAAATACTGGCCGGCCTGGGAATTTTCCGTTTTACCGATGCCGGCAGTGTCGATCTTCGGGCCTTTTCCGCTGTGGCCGACCAGATGAAGATACCATACTGA
- a CDS encoding 4Fe-4S dicluster domain-containing protein, giving the protein MILSKLKEALICFKNLRVTFPYPLKRNFEALPVEGFRGKLTIDVAKCIGCAGCANVCPSRLIVVTDKKAIRKLDFYLERCTYCGRCADVCPEKAITMTQEFETATNDVHNDLHISAEVYMGTCQRCGRCFETQTIIDKMMTVGFRNQITE; this is encoded by the coding sequence ATGATCTTATCAAAACTAAAAGAAGCCCTCATCTGCTTCAAGAACCTGCGGGTCACCTTTCCCTATCCGCTGAAGCGGAATTTCGAGGCCCTTCCGGTGGAGGGTTTTAGGGGCAAGCTGACCATCGACGTGGCCAAGTGCATCGGCTGCGCCGGCTGCGCCAACGTCTGCCCCTCGCGGCTGATAGTGGTCACCGACAAGAAAGCCATACGCAAGCTGGACTTCTACCTGGAGCGCTGCACCTACTGCGGACGCTGCGCCGACGTCTGTCCGGAGAAGGCCATCACCATGACCCAGGAGTTCGAGACCGCCACCAACGACGTTCACAACGACCTGCATATCTCGGCCGAGGTGTACATGGGGACCTGCCAGCGCTGCGGCCGGTGCTTTGAGACCCAGACCATCATCGACAAGATGATGACGGTGGGCTTCCGCAATCAAATCACAGAATAA
- a CDS encoding branched-chain amino acid ABC transporter substrate-binding protein, with protein MKRVFTAAMVSLAVAVLAVISGCEGGGEQVRIGVAAPLTGEQAKAGQDVLHGVQLAVSEWNARGGVLGKRIVIIAGDDRADEKEAYIVAEKLANQGVCGIVGHYNSHCSIAGSRIYNQRMLPQISPASTNPKFTEQGFANVFRSCGRDDQQGQVAADFAAKTLNIKKVAVFNDGTTYGRGLAEEFKKSIAALQPPAGARNKADQPEIAIVAEAELQPVKEGQAPGYDAVLDPLISIQPDLVYFGGSYPEGAVLVRKMKERKLKSAFMAGDAIANSVYLKAGGIATEGTYFTFGPAVEDMPEAGRFYGSFKARYGEIGPYSVYSYDAAMVLLQAIEKAGITAGDSLVSVLHSQKFSGAMGEIDFDQKGDIKAAPYVVWRVKGGEFVPVKVEAPLE; from the coding sequence ATGAAAAGAGTCTTTACTGCTGCAATGGTCTCACTGGCTGTTGCAGTTCTGGCAGTCATCTCCGGCTGCGAAGGCGGCGGGGAACAGGTCCGGATAGGGGTGGCCGCGCCGCTGACCGGCGAGCAGGCCAAGGCCGGGCAGGATGTGCTGCACGGCGTCCAGCTGGCGGTCTCCGAATGGAATGCGCGTGGCGGGGTGCTGGGCAAAAGGATAGTGATCATCGCCGGCGACGACCGGGCCGACGAGAAGGAAGCATATATTGTGGCCGAGAAGCTGGCCAACCAGGGCGTCTGCGGGATCGTCGGCCACTACAACAGCCATTGCTCCATCGCCGGCAGCCGGATCTACAACCAAAGGATGCTTCCCCAGATCTCCCCGGCCTCCACCAACCCCAAATTCACCGAGCAGGGATTTGCCAATGTATTCCGCAGCTGCGGGCGTGACGACCAACAGGGGCAGGTGGCGGCCGATTTCGCGGCCAAGACGCTGAACATCAAAAAAGTGGCCGTTTTCAACGACGGCACCACCTACGGACGCGGCCTGGCCGAAGAATTCAAAAAATCCATCGCCGCTCTGCAGCCGCCAGCCGGGGCCAGGAACAAAGCCGACCAGCCGGAAATAGCGATCGTGGCCGAGGCCGAGCTGCAGCCGGTCAAAGAGGGCCAGGCCCCGGGCTATGATGCCGTGCTGGATCCGCTGATCAGCATCCAGCCGGACCTGGTATACTTCGGCGGCAGCTATCCCGAGGGGGCGGTGCTGGTGCGGAAGATGAAGGAGCGCAAACTTAAAAGCGCCTTCATGGCCGGAGACGCCATCGCCAATTCGGTCTACTTAAAGGCCGGGGGCATTGCCACCGAGGGCACCTATTTCACCTTCGGCCCGGCGGTGGAGGACATGCCGGAGGCCGGCCGGTTCTACGGTTCGTTCAAGGCCCGCTACGGCGAGATCGGGCCCTATTCGGTCTACTCCTATGATGCCGCCATGGTACTGCTGCAGGCGATTGAAAAGGCCGGGATCACCGCCGGGGATTCGCTGGTCAGCGTGCTGCACTCCCAGAAGTTCTCCGGGGCCATGGGGGAGATAGATTTCGACCAGAAGGGCGACATCAAGGCCGCACCCTACGTCGTCTGGAGGGTCAAGGGCGGGGAGTTTGTTCCGGTAAAAGTGGAAGCTCCGTTAGAATAA
- a CDS encoding NADH-quinone oxidoreductase subunit K has product MGDLITTLMACHFIASVGAAEIRNLKTATLFLLVQSLLLSFIIVAFAEKSQNYTLYWWAALTVITKVVIIPALLWWHIKRTEFIEVKPLVSFVVSFIILSVFLIVFYQMIRTYVGFVAPTVEATIEPARSSLALAFTIFVLGLYVLVVHRDAVKIIIGLHLIENGVHLALVTLVPKLPVTTILGIVSNVVVAAVMLLFLTENIYKAFGSADTMKLSSLKR; this is encoded by the coding sequence ATGGGTGATCTGATCACAACCTTAATGGCCTGCCACTTCATCGCCTCGGTGGGGGCGGCCGAGATCCGGAACCTGAAGACCGCCACCCTGTTCCTGCTGGTGCAGTCGCTGCTGCTGTCGTTCATCATCGTGGCCTTCGCCGAGAAAAGCCAGAACTACACCCTGTACTGGTGGGCGGCCCTGACCGTCATCACCAAGGTGGTGATCATCCCGGCCCTGCTGTGGTGGCACATCAAGCGCACCGAGTTCATCGAGGTAAAGCCGCTGGTGAGCTTCGTGGTGTCGTTCATAATCCTGTCGGTATTCCTGATCGTCTTCTACCAGATGATACGCACCTATGTGGGCTTTGTCGCCCCGACGGTGGAGGCCACCATCGAACCGGCCCGCTCATCGCTGGCCCTGGCCTTCACAATCTTCGTGCTGGGATTGTACGTGCTGGTGGTCCACCGCGATGCGGTCAAGATAATCATCGGTCTGCACCTGATAGAGAACGGCGTCCACCTGGCCCTGGTGACCCTGGTGCCCAAGCTTCCGGTGACCACCATCCTGGGGATAGTCTCCAACGTGGTGGTGGCCGCGGTGATGCTGCTGTTCCTCACCGAAAATATCTACAAGGCCTTCGGCAGCGCCGACACCATGAAGCTGTCCAGCCTGAAACGATAG
- a CDS encoding proton-conducting transporter membrane subunit, with the protein MVVTINPMVVSILPFLVFMVPLVFGGLIFALGRLGKIVRHGLALTGIGLTLLIAVMMTVRVLNGEVLTWWGNNFYVDGLSTLMELAASVMGVIVVVYSMKYFGAKTEIEEAHPYTSMTTYYGQILVFLGLMNWTCATNNIIMLYVSLEFTTLATVFLVTFHWNKPALEAGYKYLLLVTVGVVFALLGSVLLYSAATPFLPASRVLLLTELGTIATKIPSNIVLLAAAFMVVGFGTKAGLVPFHAWLPDAHAEAPAPVSALLSGIVIKVGAYALARTISVFAPHYGTIPLFIAILCSISMIVGMMMAMVQDDLKRMLAYSSVAQIAYVIEGLGMGTYLGIYGGLMHLVNHTIVKGLLFLAVGAIIYSAGKRKISELARVKFRMPLTAFAFFVGVFAISGMPPFNGFVSKFTLFLAVGQAKLMWAAIIGIITSLFTLVCFFRAGYKIFWSEKEVHAVGAEAVTAAEVPAAMWVGMVLLAIAAIVLGVFPQIMHPLLDSATKCILRILIGG; encoded by the coding sequence ATGGTTGTAACTATCAATCCCATGGTGGTGTCGATACTGCCATTCCTGGTCTTCATGGTCCCCCTGGTTTTCGGCGGCCTGATATTCGCCTTGGGACGGCTGGGAAAGATCGTTCGCCATGGCCTGGCCTTGACCGGGATAGGCCTGACCCTGCTGATCGCCGTGATGATGACCGTCCGGGTCCTGAACGGCGAGGTGCTCACCTGGTGGGGCAACAATTTCTACGTGGACGGGCTGTCCACCCTGATGGAGCTGGCGGCCAGCGTGATGGGGGTGATAGTGGTGGTCTACTCCATGAAATATTTCGGAGCCAAGACCGAGATAGAGGAGGCCCATCCCTACACCAGCATGACCACCTATTACGGGCAGATCCTGGTCTTCCTGGGGCTGATGAACTGGACCTGCGCCACCAACAACATCATCATGCTGTACGTTTCCCTGGAGTTCACCACCCTGGCCACGGTCTTTCTGGTCACTTTCCACTGGAACAAACCGGCCCTGGAGGCGGGATACAAGTATCTGTTATTGGTGACGGTGGGCGTGGTGTTCGCCCTGCTGGGGTCGGTACTTTTATACTCGGCGGCCACCCCGTTCCTTCCGGCCTCCCGGGTGCTGCTGCTGACCGAGCTGGGCACCATCGCCACCAAGATCCCCAGCAACATAGTGCTGCTGGCCGCCGCCTTCATGGTGGTGGGATTCGGCACCAAGGCCGGGCTGGTGCCCTTCCATGCCTGGCTGCCCGACGCCCACGCCGAGGCCCCGGCCCCGGTGTCGGCCCTGCTTTCCGGCATCGTCATCAAGGTGGGGGCCTACGCTTTGGCCAGGACCATCTCGGTGTTCGCCCCGCATTACGGCACCATTCCGCTGTTCATCGCCATCCTCTGCTCCATCTCCATGATCGTGGGCATGATGATGGCCATGGTCCAGGACGACCTCAAAAGGATGCTGGCCTATTCCTCGGTGGCCCAGATCGCCTATGTCATCGAGGGTCTGGGCATGGGCACCTACCTGGGGATCTACGGCGGGCTGATGCATCTGGTCAACCACACCATCGTCAAGGGGCTGCTGTTCCTGGCGGTGGGGGCCATCATCTATTCGGCGGGAAAGCGCAAGATATCCGAACTGGCCAGGGTAAAATTCCGGATGCCCCTGACCGCCTTTGCTTTCTTCGTGGGGGTGTTCGCCATCTCGGGCATGCCGCCGTTCAACGGATTCGTCTCCAAATTCACCCTGTTCCTGGCGGTGGGCCAGGCCAAGCTGATGTGGGCGGCCATCATCGGCATCATCACCAGCCTGTTCACCCTGGTCTGCTTCTTTAGGGCCGGGTACAAGATCTTCTGGTCCGAAAAGGAGGTCCATGCGGTGGGGGCCGAGGCCGTCACCGCCGCCGAGGTCCCGGCGGCCATGTGGGTGGGAATGGTCCTGCTGGCCATCGCGGCCATAGTGCTGGGGGTGTTCCCCCAGATAATGCATCCCCTGCTGGACAGCGCCACCAAGTGCATTTTGAGGATTTTGATCGGAGGGTAG
- a CDS encoding cyclic nucleotide-binding domain-containing protein: MVNKDVLKKLNFFSEFSDSELGKLAPLFSQRIYKAEQTMIPERAESTEMMVLVEGKVAVEVATRLSESADRLVLTMELSPGRIIEWSNAFDLVQSGGTASARAVSDVTVLVAEGQKVYQLCSAEPQMGIKMLQLILQVLTSRLKDTRMQLVSMAAQCQ, from the coding sequence ATGGTCAACAAGGATGTTTTGAAAAAGCTGAATTTCTTCAGCGAGTTTTCCGATTCCGAGCTGGGAAAGCTGGCTCCGCTGTTCAGCCAGAGGATCTACAAAGCCGAACAGACCATGATCCCCGAACGCGCCGAAAGCACCGAGATGATGGTTCTGGTGGAGGGCAAGGTGGCGGTGGAAGTGGCCACCCGGCTTTCCGAAAGCGCCGACCGGCTGGTGCTGACCATGGAGCTCAGCCCGGGGCGGATCATAGAATGGTCCAATGCCTTCGACCTGGTGCAGAGCGGCGGCACCGCCTCGGCCCGGGCGGTCAGCGACGTCACCGTGTTGGTGGCCGAGGGACAGAAGGTCTATCAACTGTGCAGCGCCGAACCCCAGATGGGGATCAAGATGCTCCAACTGATACTGCAGGTGCTGACCTCGCGCCTTAAGGACACCAGGATGCAGCTGGTCAGCATGGCCGCCCAGTGCCAATAA
- a CDS encoding NADH-quinone oxidoreductase subunit C, which produces MTKQDILSLLKAKLGAGFMGSTEPIPDQLWVEVKPEAVVQAVEILHRQTVARYLVSVGSDERDIKKRFAVYHLFTFDKDHFFVTLDVTADPHTPQVPSITNVIAGANWSEREIRDLLGVQFPGHPDPRRLVLADDWPAEVYPLRKEFDYSQKPESHPEQAYKFKDNPPGTTVVAMGPYFPVFEEATYFRLYVEGEKVVDVDYRGFYAHRGIEKLGDQTLTYNQIPFMAERICGICGFVHNVSFCKLVEHAADIKVPLRADYIRTIMLELERIHSHALWLGVAGHIIGFDTVLMQTWRMREPIMWLCEKITGNRKTYGMNLIGGVRRDIPRALVPEIRTKINNMEKEWLAVLDAVKDDTTLRMRLEKVGILNKEGCHEWAAVGPVARAADLDMDARKDHPYCAYDAIDFKVITADSNDVWGRTVVRILETLESFKIVKQSLDALMELPEGDIITEIREEIPAGRIAISAVEAPRGEDVHFLLTGGNNRPVRWRVRCPTYPNLPTIPDMVRGEQVADVPIIVGSIDPCFSCTERMEVVDVDSGEIRIYGQEELSKWTGR; this is translated from the coding sequence ATGACCAAACAGGATATTTTAAGCTTACTAAAGGCCAAATTGGGCGCCGGGTTCATGGGGTCCACCGAGCCGATCCCCGATCAGCTGTGGGTGGAGGTCAAGCCGGAGGCGGTGGTTCAGGCGGTGGAGATACTGCACCGACAGACGGTCGCCAGGTACCTGGTCAGCGTCGGCTCCGACGAGCGGGACATCAAGAAACGCTTCGCGGTCTACCACCTGTTCACCTTCGACAAGGATCATTTCTTCGTCACCCTGGACGTGACGGCCGATCCCCATACGCCCCAAGTGCCGTCCATCACCAACGTCATCGCCGGGGCCAACTGGTCGGAGCGGGAGATCCGGGACCTGCTGGGGGTACAGTTCCCCGGCCATCCCGATCCCCGGCGGCTGGTGCTGGCCGACGACTGGCCGGCCGAGGTCTACCCCCTGCGCAAGGAGTTCGATTACAGCCAGAAACCGGAGTCCCATCCCGAGCAGGCCTACAAGTTCAAGGATAATCCTCCCGGGACCACGGTGGTGGCCATGGGGCCGTATTTCCCGGTGTTCGAGGAGGCCACCTACTTCCGTCTCTATGTGGAGGGCGAGAAGGTGGTGGACGTCGACTACCGCGGGTTCTACGCCCACCGGGGCATCGAGAAGCTGGGCGACCAGACCCTGACCTATAACCAGATCCCGTTCATGGCCGAGCGGATCTGCGGAATCTGCGGTTTCGTGCACAACGTCTCCTTCTGCAAACTGGTGGAGCACGCCGCCGACATCAAGGTGCCGCTGCGGGCCGACTACATCCGGACCATAATGCTGGAGCTGGAGCGCATCCATTCCCACGCCCTGTGGCTGGGGGTGGCCGGGCACATCATCGGCTTCGATACCGTGCTGATGCAGACCTGGCGGATGCGGGAGCCCATCATGTGGCTGTGCGAGAAGATCACCGGCAACCGCAAGACCTACGGCATGAACCTGATCGGCGGGGTGCGGCGCGACATTCCCCGGGCCCTGGTGCCCGAGATCCGCACCAAGATCAACAACATGGAGAAGGAATGGCTGGCAGTGCTGGATGCGGTCAAGGACGACACAACTTTAAGAATGCGGCTGGAGAAGGTGGGGATCCTCAACAAGGAAGGCTGCCACGAGTGGGCGGCGGTGGGCCCGGTGGCCCGGGCGGCCGACCTGGACATGGACGCCCGCAAGGACCATCCCTACTGCGCCTATGATGCCATTGATTTCAAGGTGATCACCGCCGACAGCAATGATGTCTGGGGCCGGACGGTGGTCCGGATCCTGGAGACCCTGGAGTCGTTCAAGATCGTCAAGCAATCTTTAGATGCTTTAATGGAGCTGCCGGAGGGCGACATCATCACCGAGATCCGGGAGGAGATCCCGGCCGGGCGCATCGCCATTTCGGCGGTGGAGGCCCCCCGGGGCGAGGATGTCCACTTTCTGCTGACCGGCGGCAACAACCGGCCGGTGCGCTGGAGGGTGCGCTGCCCCACCTACCCCAACCTGCCGACCATCCCGGACATGGTCCGGGGCGAGCAGGTGGCCGACGTGCCGATCATCGTGGGCTCCATCGATCCCTGCTTCTCCTGCACCGAACGGATGGAGGTGGTGGACGTTGATTCCGGGGAGATCAGAATATACGGCCAGGAGGAGCTGTCCAAGTGGACGGGCCGCTGA
- a CDS encoding NADH-quinone oxidoreductase subunit B family protein encodes MFLKKLCAKAFTKSLWIYHINTGSCNGCDIEIVDVITPYYDAERFGIKLAGSPRHADIMLVSGPVTRQALPSLKRAYDAIPDPKLVIVVGSCGCGGNLWFDTYNVTGGVDKVIPVNFYIPGCPPRPEAILYGVAVALGLAPKKVQAEASAEGPIREGMWK; translated from the coding sequence ATGTTTCTAAAAAAACTTTGCGCCAAGGCGTTCACCAAATCGCTGTGGATCTACCACATCAACACCGGGTCCTGCAACGGTTGCGACATCGAGATCGTCGACGTCATCACCCCCTACTATGACGCCGAGCGGTTCGGGATCAAGCTGGCCGGATCGCCCCGCCACGCCGACATCATGCTGGTCTCCGGGCCGGTCACCCGGCAAGCCCTGCCGTCCCTCAAGCGGGCCTATGACGCCATTCCCGATCCCAAGCTGGTGATCGTGGTGGGCTCCTGCGGCTGCGGCGGCAACCTGTGGTTCGACACCTACAACGTCACCGGCGGGGTGGACAAGGTGATCCCGGTCAATTTCTATATACCGGGCTGCCCGCCCCGGCCCGAGGCCATTCTTTACGGAGTGGCAGTGGCCCTGGGGCTGGCGCCCAAGAAGGTTCAGGCCGAAGCGAGCGCCGAAGGCCCGATCCGAGAGGGGATGTGGAAATGA
- a CDS encoding NADH-quinone oxidoreductase subunit H yields MNSAIKITGMLLALLFLSPLLEGLLRKFKALVHSRIGPPLLQPYWDTLKLLGKDNVRSVHSMLGPLPAYLSLAAVLLAGLLVPVGGSSAFAGGDMILFLYMIGFASVCVMLAGMDSGSPYAFLGIAREMMTSLTVEPVLFIALITAALKTHSFRFSDMAFYQQSSGTSLSMIISGIALLLGIQAQLSKLPFDIPEAEGELMGGPFIEISGPTFALYRWGFIIKQLIFSLILVQIFFPWTFGLSGPWAVLAQAAKILVVVLLVGLVDVVNPRLRIDQAIVYYFGVILTALVGLVFALVGA; encoded by the coding sequence ATGAATTCTGCAATCAAAATAACCGGCATGTTGTTGGCCCTTTTATTCCTTTCGCCATTGCTGGAAGGGCTGCTTCGTAAATTCAAGGCCCTGGTGCATTCCCGGATCGGACCGCCTCTGCTGCAGCCTTACTGGGACACCCTCAAGCTGCTGGGCAAGGACAATGTCCGGTCGGTCCATTCCATGCTGGGGCCCCTGCCGGCCTACCTGAGCCTGGCCGCCGTCCTGCTGGCCGGACTGCTGGTGCCGGTGGGCGGGTCTTCGGCCTTCGCCGGCGGCGACATGATATTGTTCCTTTACATGATCGGCTTCGCCTCGGTGTGCGTGATGCTGGCCGGGATGGACTCCGGATCGCCCTACGCCTTTCTGGGCATCGCCCGGGAGATGATGACCTCCCTGACCGTGGAGCCGGTGCTGTTCATCGCCCTGATCACGGCGGCCCTGAAGACCCACAGCTTCCGCTTCTCGGACATGGCCTTCTACCAGCAGTCCTCCGGCACCTCGCTCTCCATGATCATCTCCGGCATCGCGCTGCTGCTGGGCATCCAGGCCCAGCTGTCCAAGCTGCCGTTCGACATCCCCGAGGCCGAGGGCGAGCTGATGGGCGGGCCGTTCATCGAGATCTCCGGGCCGACCTTCGCCCTGTACCGCTGGGGCTTTATCATCAAGCAGCTGATATTCTCCCTGATCCTGGTGCAGATATTCTTCCCCTGGACCTTCGGCCTCTCCGGCCCGTGGGCGGTGCTGGCGCAGGCGGCCAAGATATTGGTGGTAGTCCTGCTGGTCGGCCTGGTGGATGTGGTCAATCCCCGTCTGCGGATAGACCAGGCCATCGTCTATTATTTCGGGGTCATTCTGACCGCCTTGGTGGGGCTGGTGTTTGCGCTGGTGGGAGCGTAA